aacagaTTATTTCATTGACCAAGCAACTTGCCCCAAAACCTGTTACCGTTATACAGGTGTAACTAGGTCTATGCTTGACTTGctgtttgaatttttggaaCCAAAGGTCACTGACATACGAATCTGGAGGGGCAGTAAGAATACCaagaaattataaaaaaaacgaGAAACTGAAGCCAAAAAAATGAAGACTAATACTAATGATGGAGTCTTGACAAAATGGGAACAATTTGTTCTCACCTTAGTGAGAACACGAAAAGGTTTTGATGTGAAATTCCTGGCTGATACTCTCGGCATTAACCCTTCACAAGTTTCCAGAATTTACAATACCTGGGTAACATTTCTTTCTCAGGAGCTGTCTTTTTTGGTTCCATGGCCTTCTAGATCAGAACTGAGGAAATCTCTTCCAAAAAGGTTTAAAAACTTTAAGAATGTAAGAATAATAATTGACTGCCTGGAACTGTTCATTCAAAAACCAAAAGTTCCTGCAAGCCAAAAGATGACTTGGAGTAGTTACAAACACTGGAACACTGCTAAGTTATTGGTTGGAATAACACCAACTGGTGTTGTTTCCTTCATTCCACCACTGTGGACAGGCTCAATTAGTGACAAAGAAATTGTGAAACAAAGTGGACTACTGAACTTACTTGAGGCAGGGGATGCAGTTATGGCTGACAAGGGCTTTCTAATTCGGGATCTCCTTGCATTGAAGAAGGTCCACCTTG
The Montipora capricornis isolate CH-2021 chromosome 10, ASM3666992v2, whole genome shotgun sequence genome window above contains:
- the LOC138019085 gene encoding uncharacterized protein; translation: MKTNTNDGVLTKWEQFVLTLVRTRKGFDVKFLADTLGINPSQVSRIYNTWVTFLSQELSFLVPWPSRSELRKSLPKRFKNFKNVRIIIDCLELFIQKPKVPASQKMTWSSYKHWNTAKLLVGITPTGVVSFIPPLWTGSISDKEIVKQSGLLNLLEAGDAVMADKGFLIRDLLALKKVHLVSPAYCRGPRLSVKGTTHTRRVASLRTHVERNILKLKQFRILSGVIPLLLKPMLDRIIFVCAALTNLCKRSIR